One genomic region from Phragmites australis chromosome 1, lpPhrAust1.1, whole genome shotgun sequence encodes:
- the LOC133913504 gene encoding bidirectional sugar transporter SWEET2a-like, with product MDWSAPALLSSVSESSFRNLCCYGAGIAGNVFAFVLFISPLPTFRRIVRNGSTEQFSAMPYIYSLLNCLICMWYGLPFVSYGVVLVATVNSIGAAFQLAYTALFIAFADAKQRLKVSGLLVGVFLVFGLIMYVSLALFDHKTRQTFVGYLSVASLICMFASPLSIINMVIRTKSVEYMPFYLSLSMFLMSLSFFAYGVLLHDFFIYIPNGIGTVLGVIQLLLYAYFSKGSREEGRRPLLVTHT from the exons ATGGATTGGAGTGCTCCCGCATTGTTGAGCTCCGTATCCGAGTCCTCCTTCCGGAACCTCTGCTGCTATGGGGCTGGAATCGCAG GGAACGTTTTTGCCTTCGTGCTCTTCATCTCCCCACT GCCGACCTTCAGGCGGATCGTTCGGAATGGATCGACAGAGCAGTTCTCGGCCATGCCGTACATCTACTCGCTGCTCAACTGCCTGATCTGCATGTGGTACGGTCTCCCCTTCGTCTCCTACGGCGTCGTACTTGTCGCCACTGTCAACTCCATCGGCGCCGCCTTCCAGCTCGCCTACACTGCCCTCTTCATCGCCTTTGCGGACGCCAAGCAGAGG TTGAAGGTGTCTGGTCTCCTGGTCGGTGTCTTCCTGGTGTTTGGCCTGATCATGTATGTTAGTTTGGCATTGTTTGATCACAAAACACGGCAAACATTTGTCGGATATCTCAGTGTTGCGTCCCTCATATGCATGTTCGCGTCCCCCTTGTCTATCATT AATATGGTGATCAGGACGAAGAGTGTGGAGTACATGCCCTTCTATTTGTCATTATCTATGTTCCTGATGAGCTTATCATTCTTTGCATATGGGGTGCTACTGCATGATTTCTTCATATAT ATTCCAAATGGGATTGGAACCGTATTGGGTGTCATACAGTTGTTGCTATATGCCTACTTCAGTAAAGGATCAAGAGAGGAAGGCAGGCGGCCATTGCTTGTCACGcatacttga